A region of Paraburkholderia sp. BL23I1N1 DNA encodes the following proteins:
- the gpW gene encoding gpW family head-tail joining protein produces the protein MATTDLSSPYYGMSDAQLQAALVSAQQALIDLRTGKKLVSVSYAQGGGARSATFQQTDMANLRMLIAELQQALNPGVCINRRRYITPVF, from the coding sequence ATGGCCACTACCGATCTCAGCTCGCCGTACTACGGCATGAGCGATGCGCAGCTGCAGGCCGCGCTCGTCTCGGCGCAGCAGGCCTTGATCGATCTGCGGACGGGAAAGAAACTCGTCTCCGTTTCGTACGCACAGGGCGGCGGCGCGCGCAGCGCTACCTTCCAGCAAACCGACATGGCGAACCTGCGCATGCTGATCGCGGAACTGCAGCAGGCACTCAACCCGGGCGTGTGCATTAATCGCCGCCGCTACATCACGCCGGTGTTTTGA